One genomic window of Salmo salar chromosome ssa12, Ssal_v3.1, whole genome shotgun sequence includes the following:
- the crbn gene encoding protein cereblon: MADERGAGDNNINDMGNQLQLLPENEEEEENEMETEDREDAEDAEKPNINFDPSLPTSHAYLGSDMEEFHGRTVHDDDSCQTIPVLPFTAVMLIPGQTLPLQLFRPQEVSMMRSIIQRDRTFAVLAHSETGEVQAEFGTTAEIYAYREEQEYGIETVKVKAVGRQRFKVHEIRTQADGIRQAKVQILPERILPDPLTAVQLTPLSRLHMHPSSRPPAQSCKQAQRWWATYRQRKFHCANMTSWPSWVYALYDSETLMKRVKRQLHEWDENLKDDSLPTNAIDFSYRVAACLPIDDALRLQLLKIGSAIQRLRCELDIMARCTSLCCKQCQDTEITTKNEIFSLSLYGPMAAYVNPHGYVHETLTVYKASNLNLVGRPSTLHSWFPGYAWTIAQCRTCASHMGWKFTATKKDLSPPRFWGLTRSAMLPRIPQTEGEEGDEGSRLLCL, encoded by the exons ATGGCCGACGAGAGGGGTGCAGGCGACAACAATATCAACGACATGGGCAACCAACTACAACTTTTACCCG AaaatgaagaggaagaggagaatgaGATGGAGACTGAGGACCGTGAGGATGCAGAGGATGCAGAAAAACCAAACATAAACTTTGACCCCAGTCTTCCAACTTCACATGCT TACCTGGGCTCAGACATGGAGGAGTTTCATGGGCGCACGGTGCACGATGACGACAGCTGCCAGACCATCCCAGTGCTGCCGTTCACAGCTGTCATGCTGATCCCAGGACAGACCCTGCCGCTGCAGCTCTTCAGACCGCAGGAGGTCAGCATGATGCGAAGCATTATCCAGAGAGACCGCACCTTTGCTGTTCTCGCACACAG TGAAACAGGCGAGGTGCAGGCAGAGTTTGGGACGACGGCTGAGATCTATGCTTACCGGGAGGAGCAGGAGTACGGCATTGAGACAGTCAAAGTGAAGGCAGTCGGACGGCAGCGGTTCAAGGTCCATGAGATCAGAACCCAAGCCGATGG GATCAGACAGGCCAAGGTGCAGATCCTCCCCGAGCGGATTCTACCGGACCCCCTGACTGCAGTGCAGCTCACGCCCCTGTCCCGCCTCCACATGCACCCCTCCTCCAGACCCCCCGCCCAGAGCTGCAAACAGGCCCAGCGCTGGTGGGCCACCTACCGCCAG AGGAAGTTTCACTGTGCCAACATGACCTCATGGCCTTCCTGGGTCTACGCCCTCTATGACTCT GAGACTCTGATGAAGAGAGTGAAGAGACAGCTCCATGAGTGGGACGAGAACCTCAAGGATGATTCCCTCCCCACAAACGCTATAG ATTTCTCCTATAGAGTGGCGGCCTGTCTGCCCATAGATGATGCCCTTCGGCTCCAGCTGCTGAAGATTGGCAGTGCCATCCAGAGGCTGCGCTGTGAGCTGGACATCATGGCCCGG TGCACCTCGCTGTGTTGCAAGCAGTGCCAAGATACAGAGATCACCACCAAGAACGAGATCTTCAG cctgtctctGTACGGCCCCATGGCAGCCTATGTCAACCCCCACGGCTACGTCCATGAGACCCTGACCGTCTACAAAGCCAGCAACCTCAACCTGGTCGGTAGGCCGTCCACGCTCCACAGCTGGTTTCCAGG GTATGCCTGGACAATCGCTCAGTGTCGTACCTGTGCTTCACACATGGGCTGGAAGTTCACAGCCACCAAGAAAGACTTGTCCCCTCCTCGTTTCTGGGGCTTGACCCGCTCGGCCATGCTGCCCCGCATCCCCCAGActgagggtgaggagggggacgAGGGCTCCCGCCTGCTCTGCCTGTGA